A portion of the Actinomycetes bacterium genome contains these proteins:
- a CDS encoding wax ester/triacylglycerol synthase family O-acyltransferase translates to MAHERLTATDAAFLYIETPHEPQHVGSLTILEGEPLRDASGRIRMEELRGAVSDRLHRVPRMRQRIRMVPFRQGRPVWVDDDRFDLDYHMRLTALPRPGTREQLLDLMGRLQSQPLDRTRPLWEFWLVDGLEDGTVAQISKIHHCVGDGIATVDLAMALVDFEPDPEPPPAAPTWVPNEPPSDRELLVEAVAEQITRPATLIRNLTTAVRNPRAFASMLGDVASTALTFQDRPRPAPWNTEVSSHRRWVDATASIEQVGRIRRAAPVKVTLNDVVLTACTTALRSFMADRGEDLDHDRALKAMVPVSRRPDEERGELGNSVSLIVVDLPVHESDPVLCLEAISSQTDALKDSGMADGAERIVEAAGEFSLVAPELARVVSRQIPMNLVITNVPGPPVPLWMFGAKVLETYPYVEVIDGEGLTIGVVSYEGVLHFGLTADRDGMADLPKLADSISRAFGDLESALG, encoded by the coding sequence ATGGCACACGAGCGACTCACGGCCACCGATGCCGCGTTCCTCTACATCGAGACTCCTCACGAACCCCAGCACGTCGGCTCGCTGACCATCCTCGAGGGTGAGCCGTTGCGGGACGCATCCGGCCGGATCCGCATGGAGGAGCTCAGGGGGGCGGTCTCCGATCGCCTTCATCGCGTGCCGCGCATGCGCCAGCGGATCCGCATGGTGCCCTTCAGGCAGGGCCGGCCGGTGTGGGTCGACGACGACCGGTTCGACCTCGACTACCACATGCGCCTCACTGCCCTGCCGCGGCCGGGAACGCGCGAACAGTTGCTCGACCTGATGGGCAGGCTGCAGTCTCAGCCACTCGACCGCACGCGCCCCCTGTGGGAGTTCTGGTTGGTCGACGGACTCGAGGATGGCACCGTCGCGCAGATCAGCAAGATCCACCACTGCGTCGGCGACGGTATCGCCACCGTCGATCTTGCGATGGCACTGGTCGACTTCGAACCGGACCCCGAGCCGCCGCCGGCGGCCCCCACCTGGGTGCCCAATGAACCTCCGTCGGATCGCGAGCTGCTGGTCGAGGCGGTGGCCGAGCAGATCACCCGGCCGGCGACTCTGATACGCAACCTCACAACTGCGGTTCGCAACCCGCGGGCGTTCGCAAGCATGCTGGGTGACGTGGCGTCGACGGCGCTCACCTTCCAGGACCGGCCCCGCCCGGCCCCTTGGAACACCGAGGTCAGCTCGCACCGCCGCTGGGTGGATGCCACCGCGTCGATCGAGCAGGTTGGCCGTATCCGCAGGGCGGCTCCTGTGAAGGTCACGCTCAACGACGTGGTGCTGACAGCGTGCACAACGGCTCTGCGGTCGTTCATGGCCGATCGCGGCGAGGATCTCGACCATGACCGCGCGCTCAAGGCGATGGTGCCCGTTTCGCGGCGGCCCGACGAAGAGCGCGGTGAGCTCGGCAACTCGGTGTCGTTGATCGTGGTCGATCTGCCCGTGCACGAATCCGACCCCGTGCTCTGCCTCGAGGCGATCAGCTCGCAGACCGATGCACTGAAGGACTCGGGGATGGCCGATGGCGCCGAGCGCATCGTGGAGGCTGCGGGCGAGTTCTCACTCGTGGCACCAGAGCTGGCCCGTGTCGTGAGCCGGCAGATCCCGATGAACCTGGTGATCACCAATGTGCCCGGGCCGCCGGTGCCGCTCTGGATGTTCGGTGCGAAGGTGCTCGAGACCTACCCGTATGTGGAGGTGATCGACGGCGAGGGTCTCACCATCGGCGTCGTCTCCTACGAAGGCGTGCTGCACTTCGGGCTCACCGCCGACCGCGATGGCATGGCAGACCTGCCGAAGCTGGCGGACAGCATCTCGCGGGCCTTCGGCGATCTCGAGAGTGCGCTCGGCTGA
- a CDS encoding trypsin-like peptidase domain-containing protein, whose translation MAGRHVRDTLLAALAGVLLGTGVYWVTAPDLAAGQQQQVSPLAPTEMQDLLSRSVLRADVRACGVHRQGTVTVLDRDGSPSGFTNAHVVRGAATAQVSGGRMGVADGLVSSYLADRDAAAVDLTGLSPSAGSGLVAGPLPSVGDPVVLAGFPRGSWTVSDGNVAAIEARSGWGSVSDVLLVDVPVQQGISGGVVVDVEGRAVGLIVARDPGTGWAVAYPIGDVLDRPEGPRASC comes from the coding sequence ATGGCTGGGCGACACGTGAGGGACACGTTGCTTGCTGCGCTTGCGGGCGTATTGCTGGGCACCGGCGTCTACTGGGTGACTGCGCCCGATCTGGCGGCGGGTCAACAGCAGCAGGTGTCGCCCCTCGCGCCGACCGAGATGCAGGACTTGTTGTCCCGATCGGTGTTGCGCGCCGATGTGCGGGCCTGCGGGGTCCACCGCCAGGGAACCGTGACGGTGCTCGACCGCGACGGCAGCCCGAGCGGCTTCACGAACGCGCATGTCGTGCGGGGTGCGGCCACAGCGCAGGTGAGCGGTGGCCGCATGGGCGTTGCCGATGGCCTGGTGTCGAGCTACCTGGCTGACCGTGATGCCGCGGCGGTCGATCTGACGGGACTGTCCCCGTCGGCGGGCAGTGGGCTCGTGGCCGGGCCGCTTCCGTCCGTCGGCGATCCCGTGGTGTTGGCCGGCTTCCCCCGGGGCAGCTGGACCGTTTCGGACGGCAACGTCGCCGCCATCGAGGCGCGCAGCGGGTGGGGTTCGGTGAGCGATGTGCTGCTCGTCGACGTTCCGGTGCAGCAGGGCATCTCGGGCGGTGTCGTGGTCGATGTGGAAGGTCGCGCGGTCGGACTCATCGTTGCCCGGGACCCGGGCACCGGTTGGGCGGTGGCGTATCCGATCGGTGACGTGCTCGATCGCCCAGAAGGTCCTCGGGCATCCTGCTGA
- a CDS encoding calcium/sodium antiporter has protein sequence MTWVLLILGFVVLIGGAEFLVRGAGRVAVRFGLSPIVVGLTVVAFGTSAPELAVSVSSAFKGQTGLAVGNVIGSNIANVLLVLGASAALGGGLIVAAKIVRIDVPLMIAASFAVLLMSLNGSIGRIEGGLLFLAIVAYVTWTVRSARTASAAVVAEYEDEYGESGGEPLWVDILFVLGGVGALVLGSTWLVNSAREIAVDLGVSDLVVGLTVVAIGTSAPELATSLVAAAKGERDIAVGNAVGSNLFNLLSVLGVTALVAPDGLPVSDEALQLDMPIMVAVAAACLPVFFKGFSITRTEGAFFLAYYVAYIVFLVLDQTGSGLRDPFAIVMGVFVIPLTLVTLGVIAWQAWTRPYEPPEEIRA, from the coding sequence GCGGGGAGCCGGCCGGGTCGCGGTGCGCTTCGGGCTGTCTCCGATTGTCGTGGGTCTCACAGTGGTGGCGTTCGGCACCAGCGCACCCGAGCTGGCGGTGTCGGTCAGCTCCGCGTTTAAGGGGCAGACCGGGCTCGCTGTCGGAAACGTGATCGGCTCCAACATCGCCAACGTGCTGTTGGTGCTCGGCGCATCAGCCGCGCTAGGAGGCGGACTGATCGTGGCCGCAAAGATCGTCCGGATCGACGTACCTCTGATGATCGCCGCCTCGTTCGCGGTGCTGCTGATGTCACTCAACGGTTCGATCGGCAGGATCGAGGGCGGGCTGTTGTTCCTGGCGATTGTCGCCTATGTGACGTGGACGGTGCGCAGCGCCCGGACGGCGTCGGCTGCAGTAGTTGCTGAGTACGAGGACGAGTACGGCGAGTCGGGGGGTGAACCGCTCTGGGTCGACATCCTCTTCGTGCTCGGGGGAGTCGGAGCGCTCGTGCTGGGCTCGACCTGGCTGGTCAACTCGGCGCGCGAGATCGCAGTCGACCTGGGTGTGTCAGACCTCGTGGTCGGCCTCACCGTGGTGGCGATCGGTACCAGCGCGCCGGAACTGGCCACCTCGCTCGTCGCGGCTGCGAAGGGCGAGCGCGACATCGCCGTCGGAAACGCTGTCGGCTCCAACCTGTTCAATCTGCTGAGCGTGCTGGGAGTGACCGCCCTCGTGGCACCTGACGGACTGCCCGTGAGCGACGAAGCCCTGCAACTCGACATGCCGATCATGGTCGCGGTGGCTGCGGCCTGCCTGCCCGTCTTCTTCAAGGGGTTCTCGATCACGCGCACCGAAGGCGCATTCTTCCTCGCCTACTACGTCGCCTACATCGTGTTCCTGGTGCTCGACCAGACGGGCAGTGGCCTGCGGGACCCCTTCGCGATCGTGATGGGCGTCTTCGTGATCCCACTCACTCTCGTGACCCTCGGCGTCATCGCGTGGCAGGCGTGGACCCGTCCGTACGAGCCACCCGAAGAGATCCGGGCCTGA
- a CDS encoding DUF3089 domain-containing protein, with the protein MNRTLLRAIGSLLAALALIGAACSNDSNDSSSSSTTAATSDADSTDTAEQSDEESGESDSSTDTAFTEPAVSATYSDLSVWLCHPDKDGDSCDIDLDSTLIAPDGTQSVEPFEPATDPPIDCIYYYPTISTDPGANSDLDPGESEIGITQNQAARFAEVCNVYAPVYRQTPLTAMFSGIEARESGTATTLPADDPANPRNIAYGDVRDSFMHYLATKNEGRPFVLMGHSQGAGHLNRLISEEIDGNDELRDQMLSALLIGSSVTVDGGDNDSFENVAGCSSPNETNCVISYATFYEAEPPPDNSFFGRPRDGGGRALCNNPAALSGGAANLSSYFEAGHAPDSPAVGTPWVHYTELLEGECVSNEDFDWLQVTPSTAPGLPQELGGRLTPEWGTHLADVNFTIGDLIEVVRTQSGQA; encoded by the coding sequence ATGAACCGCACCCTCCTCCGAGCCATCGGCTCACTCTTGGCCGCGCTGGCACTCATCGGCGCCGCATGCTCCAACGACAGCAACGACAGTTCTTCCTCCTCGACCACGGCCGCCACCTCGGACGCCGACTCGACCGACACCGCCGAGCAAAGCGACGAAGAGTCCGGCGAGTCGGATTCCTCAACTGATACCGCATTCACCGAACCGGCAGTGAGCGCCACCTACTCGGACCTCTCCGTATGGCTGTGTCACCCCGACAAAGACGGGGATAGCTGCGACATCGACCTCGACTCCACACTGATCGCACCCGACGGCACCCAGAGCGTCGAGCCGTTCGAGCCGGCAACCGACCCGCCGATCGACTGCATCTACTACTACCCGACGATCTCCACCGACCCCGGCGCCAACTCGGACCTCGACCCGGGCGAGTCCGAGATCGGCATCACACAGAACCAGGCGGCTCGCTTCGCCGAAGTCTGCAACGTGTACGCACCCGTCTACCGCCAGACACCTCTCACTGCGATGTTCTCCGGCATCGAGGCGCGGGAGTCCGGCACGGCAACCACGCTGCCGGCCGACGATCCCGCCAACCCGCGCAACATCGCCTACGGCGATGTGCGCGATTCCTTCATGCACTACCTGGCCACGAAGAACGAGGGCCGCCCCTTCGTGCTGATGGGCCACTCCCAGGGTGCCGGGCACCTCAACCGCCTGATCTCCGAGGAGATCGATGGCAACGACGAGCTACGCGACCAGATGCTCTCCGCACTTCTGATCGGCTCCTCGGTGACCGTGGACGGTGGTGACAACGACAGCTTCGAGAACGTCGCCGGCTGCAGCTCACCCAACGAGACCAACTGTGTGATCTCCTACGCCACCTTCTACGAAGCCGAGCCGCCGCCGGACAACAGCTTCTTCGGCCGGCCCCGCGACGGCGGTGGCCGGGCTCTGTGCAACAACCCGGCTGCACTGTCGGGCGGGGCAGCCAACCTCTCCAGCTACTTCGAAGCCGGTCACGCCCCCGACTCACCGGCGGTCGGCACGCCATGGGTCCATTACACCGAGTTGCTCGAGGGCGAATGCGTGTCCAACGAGGACTTCGATTGGCTCCAGGTGACACCGTCCACCGCACCCGGGCTGCCCCAGGAACTGGGCGGCCGTCTCACACCCGAGTGGGGCACCCATCTGGCCGACGTCAACTTCACGATCGGTGACCTGATCGAGGTCGTGCGCACCCAGTCCGGCCAGGCCTGA
- the meaB gene encoding methylmalonyl Co-A mutase-associated GTPase MeaB, translating to MVGQLTATQYVEGVTSADPAVLAKAITLVESSHPEHRHLAQRVLTELLPRSGGAHRVGITGVPGVGKSTFIDQLGVNLTGSGKRVAVLAVDPTSSRTGGSILGDKTRMERLATDPDAFIRPSPAGDSLGGVAGATRETIVLCEAAGFDVVLVETVGVGQSETVVADMVDFFCVLMLAGAGDDLQGIKKGVLELADLIAVNKADGDNAQRAERAAADYRLALHMMTPATPTWTPPVLTCSGLDDLGLDELWAQVELHRRKLTETGELEDKRRGQQVRWMWSMLRDRLQADLSDTAEVTAELERMEREVRAGRSTPTTAAEAVWNLYLRVRQG from the coding sequence ATGGTAGGACAGCTCACCGCAACGCAGTACGTCGAGGGAGTCACCTCGGCCGACCCGGCGGTGCTCGCAAAGGCGATCACGCTGGTCGAGTCGAGTCATCCCGAGCACCGTCACCTGGCACAGCGCGTGCTCACCGAACTGCTGCCCCGCTCGGGTGGCGCCCACCGCGTCGGGATCACTGGGGTACCAGGCGTCGGCAAGTCGACCTTCATCGACCAGCTGGGGGTGAATCTCACCGGTTCGGGCAAGCGGGTGGCGGTGCTGGCCGTGGACCCCACGAGTTCGCGTACCGGCGGCTCGATCCTCGGCGACAAGACCCGGATGGAGCGACTGGCAACCGATCCCGACGCGTTCATCCGCCCATCTCCCGCGGGGGACTCGCTCGGCGGGGTGGCCGGTGCGACCCGCGAGACGATCGTGTTGTGCGAGGCAGCCGGCTTCGATGTGGTGCTGGTGGAAACGGTGGGTGTCGGCCAGTCCGAAACCGTCGTGGCCGACATGGTCGACTTCTTCTGCGTGCTCATGTTGGCGGGCGCTGGCGACGACCTGCAGGGCATCAAGAAGGGCGTGCTCGAGCTGGCCGACCTGATCGCCGTCAACAAGGCCGACGGCGACAACGCACAGCGTGCAGAGCGCGCGGCGGCCGATTACCGGCTCGCGCTACACATGATGACGCCGGCCACACCGACGTGGACCCCTCCGGTGCTCACATGCTCCGGGCTCGACGACCTGGGCCTGGACGAGCTCTGGGCACAGGTGGAGCTGCACCGGCGCAAGCTCACCGAGACCGGCGAGCTCGAGGACAAGCGGCGCGGCCAGCAGGTGCGGTGGATGTGGTCGATGCTCCGCGACAGGTTGCAGGCCGACCTGAGCGACACGGCGGAAGTCACTGCGGAACTCGAGCGGATGGAACGCGAAGTGCGCGCTGGTCGCTCCACCCCGACCACTGCTGCGGAGGCGGTGTGGAACTTGTACCTACGGGTGCGCCAGGGCTGA
- the nifJ gene encoding pyruvate:ferredoxin (flavodoxin) oxidoreductase has protein sequence MAPLVIMDGNEAAGRVAHRLSEVVAIYPITPASPMGELADTLSSRGTTNLWGDVPKVIEMQSEGGAAGTLHGALQGGALATTFTASQGLLLMLPNMYKVAGELTPAVIHVAARAIATHALSIFGDHGDVMATRGTGWAILHAASVQEAQDMALVAHAATLRSRVPFIHAIDGFRTSHELAGVEVLDDSVLGALVPGDLVDEHRSRSLSAADPVLRGTAQNPDAFFQSREASNPFHDATAATVSEVLQEFGELTGRRYGIVEYHGHDEPAEVVVVSGSGVWAARKAADALNAEGRRCGVIHVRLFRPFPIDALADVLPASVKAVGVLDRCKEPGAAGEPLLVDTTMALATAAQDGRLRGPLPRIIGGRYGLGSKEFTAAMAASVFDSLANDNTSGPFTVGITDDVTRLSLDYDPDRFEESTDVRRAVLVGLGSDGTVGAAKNACKIVSETRGEHAQGYFVYDSKKSGAVTVSHLRFADRRLDAPWLIRGAHYVGIHQFSLLDRLDVLELAAPGATVVINSPHGAEWTWAHLPSEVQAQIRDRELAVHVIDAAKVSREAGLGGIVSTVMLTCFVELAGLVSSTGSDQQEAAAAIKAAIERDYGKLGESVLRPNYAAVDAALGYLEPMNVPAEDEVEPGQARSALVGPDAPDFIQRVTAELMAGHGDKLPVSAFPPDGTYPLGTTKYEKRAIAAEVPVWEPDLCIDCGKCAVICPHAAVRTKAYKPESLAGAPASFLAKDAKFFDGHKLTVQVYPDDCTGCGLCVEVCPARSREKLKVKALNMVEWADAAGAQREATGFFEALPDTPPAEADPLTTRGIQLREPLFEFSGACSGCGETPYLKLLTQVAGDHMVVANATGCSSIYGGNLPTTPWAKNSNGRGPAWSNSLFEDNAEFGLGIRLALDQRTATARRLVGELGSVIGDDLATGLLHADQSDDAGRGAQRERVAALQAALRDSGEPGAATLRTLADDLVDTAVWIVGGDGWAYDIGFGGLDHVLASGHNVNVLVMDTEGYSNTGGQASKATFRSAVAKFASGGKEQRKKDLGMLAAGYGNVYVAQIALGSNDLQSVRAIQEAQAYEGPSLVLAYSHCIAHGIDMGRGAEYQKLAVKSGYWPLWRFDPRHAHRGDHPLRLDSKAPSVPFSEFAMSQTRFSLLQRTNPTAAERLFALAQHDIDERWNLYEQIGEMERWADDEVTP, from the coding sequence ATGGCGCCTCTGGTGATCATGGACGGCAACGAAGCCGCCGGCCGCGTCGCCCACCGGCTCAGCGAGGTCGTGGCCATCTACCCGATCACGCCCGCATCGCCGATGGGAGAGCTGGCCGACACACTCAGCTCGCGCGGCACCACCAACCTGTGGGGTGACGTTCCCAAGGTGATCGAGATGCAGAGCGAGGGCGGAGCCGCCGGCACGCTGCACGGGGCACTTCAGGGCGGGGCGCTGGCCACCACGTTCACCGCCAGCCAGGGCCTGCTGCTGATGCTGCCCAACATGTACAAGGTCGCCGGCGAACTCACCCCGGCGGTGATCCATGTGGCTGCCCGCGCGATCGCCACACACGCGCTGTCGATCTTCGGTGACCACGGCGACGTGATGGCCACACGGGGCACCGGCTGGGCGATCCTGCACGCTGCCTCCGTGCAGGAGGCACAGGACATGGCGCTCGTGGCCCACGCGGCCACGCTGCGGTCCCGCGTTCCGTTCATCCACGCGATCGATGGCTTCCGCACCAGCCACGAACTCGCCGGTGTGGAGGTGCTCGACGACTCGGTGCTTGGGGCACTCGTGCCCGGCGACCTGGTCGACGAGCACAGGTCGCGCTCGCTATCCGCGGCCGATCCGGTGCTGCGCGGTACCGCCCAGAACCCCGACGCGTTCTTCCAGTCACGCGAGGCCTCCAACCCATTCCACGACGCAACCGCCGCAACGGTTTCCGAGGTACTGCAGGAGTTCGGCGAACTCACCGGCCGCCGTTACGGAATCGTGGAGTACCACGGCCACGACGAACCGGCAGAGGTCGTGGTCGTGTCGGGTTCAGGAGTGTGGGCGGCACGCAAGGCAGCCGACGCTCTCAACGCCGAAGGCCGCCGGTGCGGAGTCATCCACGTCCGCCTGTTCCGCCCGTTCCCCATCGACGCACTGGCCGATGTACTGCCCGCCTCGGTGAAGGCCGTCGGTGTACTCGACCGGTGCAAGGAGCCCGGCGCAGCGGGCGAGCCCCTGCTGGTCGACACGACCATGGCGCTCGCCACAGCAGCACAGGACGGCCGTCTGCGCGGCCCGCTGCCACGGATCATCGGCGGCCGCTACGGGCTGGGATCCAAGGAGTTCACCGCCGCCATGGCGGCGTCGGTGTTCGACTCGCTGGCGAACGACAACACCTCGGGTCCCTTCACCGTGGGCATCACCGACGACGTCACAAGGCTCTCGCTCGACTACGACCCCGACCGCTTCGAGGAGAGCACGGACGTGCGGCGCGCAGTGCTGGTGGGACTCGGGTCAGACGGCACTGTCGGCGCCGCGAAGAACGCCTGCAAGATCGTGTCCGAAACCCGCGGCGAGCATGCCCAGGGCTACTTCGTCTACGACTCCAAGAAGTCGGGCGCCGTGACCGTGTCGCACCTGCGTTTCGCGGACCGCCGTCTCGACGCGCCATGGCTGATCCGCGGCGCCCACTACGTGGGCATCCACCAGTTCTCACTGCTTGACCGCCTCGACGTGCTCGAACTCGCCGCTCCGGGCGCCACGGTCGTCATCAACAGCCCCCATGGTGCCGAGTGGACCTGGGCCCACCTGCCCTCCGAGGTACAGGCGCAGATCCGAGACCGCGAGCTCGCCGTGCACGTGATCGACGCGGCGAAGGTGAGCCGTGAAGCCGGTCTCGGCGGGATCGTGTCCACCGTCATGCTCACGTGCTTCGTGGAACTGGCCGGCCTGGTGTCGTCCACCGGCAGTGACCAGCAGGAGGCAGCCGCAGCCATCAAGGCCGCAATCGAGCGCGACTACGGAAAACTCGGCGAGTCGGTGCTGCGCCCCAACTACGCAGCCGTCGACGCGGCGCTCGGATACCTGGAACCCATGAACGTGCCTGCCGAGGACGAAGTCGAGCCCGGCCAGGCAAGGTCGGCTCTGGTCGGCCCGGACGCCCCCGACTTCATCCAGCGTGTGACGGCCGAATTGATGGCAGGCCATGGCGACAAGCTGCCCGTGAGCGCGTTCCCACCCGACGGCACCTACCCGCTCGGCACCACGAAGTACGAAAAGCGCGCCATCGCCGCCGAGGTACCCGTGTGGGAACCGGACCTCTGCATCGACTGCGGCAAGTGCGCTGTGATCTGCCCGCATGCGGCAGTGCGCACCAAGGCATACAAGCCCGAGTCCCTCGCTGGCGCGCCCGCCTCGTTTCTGGCCAAGGACGCCAAGTTCTTCGACGGCCACAAGCTCACCGTGCAGGTCTACCCCGACGACTGCACGGGCTGCGGACTGTGCGTGGAGGTCTGCCCTGCTCGTTCCCGCGAGAAGCTGAAGGTGAAGGCGCTCAACATGGTCGAGTGGGCCGATGCCGCTGGCGCCCAGCGCGAAGCCACCGGCTTCTTCGAGGCCCTGCCCGACACGCCACCGGCTGAAGCCGATCCGCTCACCACACGGGGCATCCAGCTGCGCGAGCCGCTGTTCGAGTTCTCCGGCGCCTGTTCGGGCTGCGGCGAAACGCCCTACCTGAAGCTGCTCACCCAGGTGGCCGGCGACCACATGGTGGTGGCCAATGCGACCGGCTGCTCGTCGATCTACGGCGGCAACCTGCCCACCACGCCATGGGCGAAGAACAGCAACGGCCGCGGCCCGGCATGGTCCAACTCGCTGTTCGAGGACAACGCAGAGTTCGGCCTCGGCATCCGCCTGGCACTCGACCAGCGGACAGCCACGGCCCGGCGTCTGGTCGGCGAGCTCGGCTCCGTCATCGGTGACGACCTCGCGACCGGCCTGCTCCACGCCGACCAGTCCGATGACGCCGGACGCGGCGCCCAACGCGAGCGGGTCGCTGCGCTTCAGGCGGCCCTGCGCGACTCCGGCGAACCCGGCGCCGCCACACTGCGCACCCTGGCCGACGATCTGGTGGACACTGCGGTGTGGATCGTGGGTGGCGACGGCTGGGCGTACGACATCGGCTTCGGCGGACTCGACCACGTGCTCGCCTCGGGGCACAACGTGAACGTGCTGGTGATGGACACAGAGGGCTATTCGAACACCGGGGGTCAGGCCTCCAAGGCGACGTTCCGCTCGGCGGTGGCCAAGTTCGCCTCCGGGGGCAAGGAGCAACGCAAGAAGGACCTCGGCATGCTCGCCGCCGGCTACGGCAACGTCTACGTGGCGCAGATCGCGCTCGGCTCCAACGACCTCCAGTCGGTGCGCGCCATCCAGGAGGCACAGGCGTATGAAGGGCCATCACTTGTGCTCGCCTACAGCCACTGCATCGCGCATGGCATCGACATGGGCCGCGGTGCCGAGTACCAGAAGCTGGCCGTGAAGTCCGGCTACTGGCCGTTGTGGCGCTTCGACCCTCGCCATGCGCACCGCGGCGACCACCCCCTTCGGCTCGACTCGAAGGCACCCAGCGTGCCCTTCTCCGAGTTCGCAATGTCGCAGACCCGGTTCTCCCTGCTGCAACGCACCAACCCAACCGCAGCCGAGCGCCTCTTTGCCCTGGCCCAGCACGACATCGACGAGCGATGGAACCTCTATGAGCAGATCGGTGAGATGGAACGCTGGGCGGACGACGAGGTGACGCCATGA